The Rhizobium leguminosarum DNA segment CGGTGCATCGGCGCTGGCGCGGCCGACGGTATGGACCAGCGGGAAGTTCTGCTTGAGCAGATCGTCGCCTTTGATAACAGATATCTCTGCCTTGTAATGTGCGGCCAGGCCGCGGAAGGCCGCCTCGAGCTGTTCCGGCCCCATATCATTGGTCGGCGTGTTGATGAGGTCGCGGGCGAGGAAGACGCCGGCGAGCTGGCGCTTGATGTCGGCACTGTCGGCATCGCGGGGGATCATCAGCGTCGCCGCCGGCGTTTTTTCGGACTTGTAGCGGTCGAAACGGTAGCTGCCGAGGCCAAAGCCGAGAGCCAGGCGATTTGCCGTCAGCGGTGCAGTCTCGATGTGCCAGTCGCCGGCCGGCAGCGCCAGGGCGAGCCTGCCGGTAATATAAGGCTGCTCGGATGGATTGGTGCCGAGGCCAAAAAGCGCGCCGCCGAGATGGCCTTCGGCCGTCGGGATCAGCAGCAGCGACCCGCTTTCGGCCTTATAGCCCGCCCTCTGCGCCCAATCGAGCGCGATCGGATCGATCGTCCCGGTCTCGATATGGGCGGGGGTGACGGCAAAGATCGGCAGCGTCGAACCGCCCTTGGTGTTGAAAGGGGTCGCTCTCTCGATGAATTGATAGGGGGCCATGATTGTCCTTCGGCGGTCGTAAGGAATCACTCCTTAACGGTCTGTTAGGGTTAACAGACTATTGCTGGAGCGAAGATTGCGTCAAACCTTTCCCTGTTCCGCTTCGAGGTCAGGCGCCGATTTCGGAATTCAGGAACGCGTCATGCCTGCCTCGCTTACCACCACATTCACGAATCGTATCCTGCAGGGCGCTGCGGCATCGCTCATCGTCCTGGCGCTTGCCGGCTGCTCGACGACCAAGGACCGGATGACGACAGGCTCGGTGCCGAAGCTCACCAAGCCGGTTGAAGAGATGGACGCGACCGAGCTGCGCTCGGCAACCGACCGGCTCGGCCAGGCCTATGAAAAGAACCCGCGCAATCCCGTCACCGGCGTCAACTATGCCAATCTGCTGCGCATGAACGGCCGTGACACGCAGGCGCTCGCCGTCATGCAGCAGGTCGCGATCAGCAATCCCGCCGACCGCAACGTGCTGGCCGCCTACGGCAAGGCGCAGGCAGCGGCCGGCCAGTTTCAGCAGGCGCTCGACACGATCGGCCGCGCCCAGACACCGGACCGTCCGGACTGGAAGCTGATCTCGGCCGAAGGCGCAATCCTCGACCAGATGGGCCGGGCAAGCGACGCCAGGCAGCGCTACCGCGACGCGCTCGACATCCAGCCGAACGAGCCCTCCATCCTTTCCAACCTCGGCATGTCCTACGTTCTGACCGGCGATCTGCGCACGGCCGAAACCTATCTGCGCTCCGCCGCCAGCCAGCCGACCGCCGACAGTCGTGTCAGGCAGAACCTTGCCCTCGTCGTCGGTCTGCAGGGACATTTCCCCGAGGCCGAGCAAATCGCCCGGCGCGAACTTTCGCCGCAGCAGGCCGATGCCAATGTCGCCTATCTCAGAGGCATGCTCTCGCAGCAGAATTCCTGGCAGAAACTCGCCGCCAAGGACAAGACGCCGGGTGCCGCGGACGGCAGCAATACCAACTGACCGACCGATGCGGATTGTCTCGTCGGCAGTTCGGCCTTCTTATCGGGCGCTCAGGCCCGACAGAATAAGACGAAGACCGAGGCCGCCCATGACGGCACCGGCGGTCCTGTCTATCCAGCTTTTCGCAGCAAGATAGAGCCGTCGCGGATGGCGGGCCGAAAAGGCGAAGGCCACGATCGAATACCACCCCGCTTCCACTGCAAAGACGCCGAGCGGCAGCGCAACCATCAGATCGAGCGGCACCGTCCTCGGTAGAAGCGCGGCAAAGAGGCTGGCATAGACGATGATCGTCTTCGGGTTGCTGAGCTGGGTCAGCAGCGCGGTCGTGAAGCTCAGCATCGGCGCGCGTTGGCTATCGCCGGCGTCGGAAACCTGCAGCGGCTGCGCAGCACCTCTCCAGATGTTGACGGCGATGTAAATGAGATAGGCACCGCCTGCGACTTTGAGCAAGACATAGAGCCATTCGAACTGAGACAGCAGCGCCGTCAGCCCGGCAAGCGCCAGCACGGCAAAAACGACGCCGCCGGCGCCCATGCCGAGTGCGGCCGCAAGACCATCCAGCCGTGACCGCGAAATGGCAATCCTGGAGACGACGACGAAGCTCGGGCCGGGGCTCATGGCGCCGACTGCCAGGGCTGCCATGATGCTGATGAAAACGCCTGCAGAAGACATCCAGGAAACCCTCGTTTGAGATCGAAGGTTACCGCATAATTCCTCAAATCGGAATCGATTTAAGCGGCGGCAGGCCTCAGAACTTGTCTGACACCTGGATGCCGGCCGGGCCGAGAATGACGGCGATCAGCACCGGCAGGAAGAACAGGATCATCGGCACCGTCAGTTTCGGCGGCAGGGCGGCCGCCTTCTTTTCCGCTTCGTTCATGCGCTCGTCGCGGCCTTCCTGGGCGAGGACACGCAGCGCCTGCGCGACCGGCGTGCCGTAGCGATCGGCCTGGATCAGCGCTTGAGTGACCGAGCGTACCAGCTCGATCTGGGTGCGCGTGGCAAGATTTTCGAGCGCCATGCGGCGATCCGGCAAGAAGGAGAGTTCAGCCGTGGTCAGCACCATCTCCTCGGCGAGCGCCGGCGACTGATCGCCGAGCTCTTCCGACACACGCCGCATCGCGGCCTCGATCGAGATGCCGGATTCGACGCAAATCAGCATCAGGTCCAGCGCATCCGGCCAGGCGCGTTTGATCGAGTGCTGACGCTTGCCCATGCGGTTCGAGATATAGATGTTCGGCGCGTAGAAACCGACATAGCCGATGGCGATGACAGCGAACATGCGGATGGGCATGCCCCTTTCGGCGAGATGGCCGAGACCGAAGACCCAGAACACGGCAAGCGCCAGGAAGAGGAAGGGCAGCAGGAAACGCGCTACGAGGAAGGTATTCAGCGCATTCTCGGAGCGAAAGCCGGCAGCACGCAGCTTGTTGACCGTATTCTCGTCGACGAGCGCCTTGCGCAGGTTGAAGCGTTCGACGATCTGGCGGACCGAACGATTGTTCTGGCTCCTGAGCGAGGCCTTGCCGCCGCCGGTTTCGGCGTTCATCCGGGCGCGTTCGCGAGCGCGGATCTGCTCGCGCTCGGTCGAGACGGCCTTCATACGCTTGTTGAGATCGCCGCGCTCGAAGAAGGGGATGGCGATCGTGTAAAACGTGGCGAAGACGGCGACCGCGACGAAGAGCGCGATCAGCATGCTCGGATTGGTCAGGGTTGCGGCAAGGTCCTGCGTCATGGGATGCGTCCTTCCGTCTAGATGTCAAAATTGACCATGTTGCGCATGACGAAAATGCCGATCGACATCCAGATCGCCGAGACACCCATGATGAAATGGCCGCGCGGATCGGTGAAAAGGATCATCATGTAGTTCGGCGACGTGAGATAGACGAGGGTCGCGACGATGAAGGGCAGAGCACCGATGATGACGGCCGACGCCTTGGCTTCCATCGAAAGCGCCGAGACCTTGGCCTTCATTTTCCTGCGCTCGCGTATCACCTTGGAAAGGTTGCCGATCGCTTCCGACAGATTGCCGCCAGCCTGCGACTGGATGGCGATGACAATGGCGAAGAAGCTGACTTCCTGGAGCGGCATATGGGTCGTCATGCGGGCGCAGGCGTCGGGGATGCTGAGGCCCACCTGCTGCGCCTCGATCACGCGCCGGAACTCGCTCTTCACCGGTTCGGTGCCTTCGGTGGCGATAAGACGGATCGCATCGTTGAGCGGCAGGCCCGATTTGATCGAGCGGGTAATGACGTCAAGCGCATTGGGGAGTTCGTTGAGGAACTTGTTCTGGCGGCGCTTGATCAGGAAGCCGACGATCCAGCGCGGCAGGCCGAGACCGGCGACGACGGCAATACCGATTATCACCATCAATGATACACCGATGATGAAAGCCATGAGCAGCAGCACGCAGGCGAAGATGGCGCTAATGAGATAGAATTTCCCCACCGTGATCGTCAGGCCGGCCTGCACCAGCCGGGATTTCATCGTCAGGGTCTTCTTGGTCTTTTCGTGCTGGCGCTTTTCCAGATCCTTCAGATTGTCCTGCACCGATTTCCGGCGCTTCGACATTTCCTGCACCCGGTCGCGGGCGGCCTTGACCTTGACCCGGTCGCTTTCAGCCGATTTGACGCGGTTGATGCGGCTTGCCGATTTCTTGTCGGCCTCGATCCGGGAAAACATCAGGGCATAGGCGACCGCCGCCGCGGAGATGGCGGCGAGGATGACGATTGCCAGCACTATCGGATCGAACCCGAACATCTCGCCTAATCCTTGGTTTTCGCTTCCATCGCGTCGAGGGCAGCGGCAAGACGCTTTTCTTCGTTGAAGTAGCGGGCGCGATCCCAGAAATGCGGCTTGCCGACGCCGGTCGACATGTGCCGGCCGATCAGGCGGCCGCCCGCATCCTCGCCTTCGATCTCGTAACGCATCAGGTCCTGGGTGATGATGACGTCGCCTTCCATGCCGATCACCTCGGTGATCTGGGTAATGCGGCGCGAACCGTCGCGAAGGCGTGCGGCCTGGATGACCACGTCCACCGAGCTGGAGATGATCTCACGCACCGTCTTTGCCGGCAGGGTGAAGCCCCCCATAGCGATCATCGATTCGATACGGCTCAGGCATTCGCGCGGCGTATTGGCGTGGATAGTGCCCATCGATCCGTCGTGACCGGTGTTCATCGCCTGCAGCAAGTCGAAAACCTCAGGTCCGCGCACTTCGCCGACGATGATGCGCTCGGGACGCATACGCAGGCAGTTCTTGACGAGATCGCGCATGGTAATCTCGCCCTCGCCTTCGATATTCGGCGGGCGCGTTTCCAGACGCACGACATGCGGCTGCTGCAGCTGCAGTTCGGCGGTATCCTCGCAGGTGATGACGCGTTCATCCCTGTCGATATAGTTGGTGAGGCAGTTCAGCAGCGTCGTCTTGCCCGAGCCGGTGCCGCCCGAAATGACGACGTTGCAGCGCACGCGCCCGATGATCTGCAACACGGTCGCACCCTCAGCCGTGATCGCACCGAAACGGACGAGCTGATCGAGCGTCAGCTTGTCCTTCTTGAACTTGCGAATGGTGAGCGCCGGCCCGTCGATCGACAGCGGCGGCGCGATAACGTTGACACGCGAGCCATCAGGCAGGCGGGCGTCGCAGATCGGGCTCGATTCGTCGACACGGCGGCCGACCTGGCTGACGATGCGCTGGCAGATCGAAAGGAGCTGCGCATTGTCACGGAAGCGGATCTCCGATTCGATCGTCTTGCCACCGACTTCGATGAACGTCTGGCCGGCGCCGTTGACCATGATATCGGCGATATCGTCGCGCGCCAGCAATGGCTCCAGCGGACCGTAGCCGAGGACGTCGTTGCAGATATCCTCGAGCAGCTCTTCCTGCTCGGAGATCGACATCGCAAAGTTTTTGATGGTGATGATATCGTTGACGATATCGCGGATTTCCTCGCGGGCGCTTTCGCCGTCGAGCTTGGAAAGCTGCGAGAGATCGATCGTATCGATCAGCGCGGAAAAGACCTGCGCCTTGGTGTCGTAATATTCATCGGTACGAACAGGGCGCTTGCGCTGCGGCGTCTGCATCGGCGGCGTCGTCACCTGCTGGCGTGCAGGCTCGCGCGCCGGTTCGACCAGAATCGAGGGGGAAGAAGCCGCAGGGGCAGCGGCCGGAGCCGGCGGCGGGGGAGCAATCGCCCCTCCAACCTTTCCGGAACCTTCGTTTCCGCGTTTTCCAAACATGCCGCTCAATCCAATCTGCTTGTTCTACGTCTACTTGCGTTTCAGGAGGCCCAGCAGGCCGCCCTTCTTTGCCTTCTTGATCGCGACACGGCCGGTGACGATATGCGATATCTGCGAAAAGGTTTCCGCCGTCGGCGACTTCGGGTCGACTTCCGAGATCATCCGGCCGCTATTGGCGGCATTGCCGAAAAGATGGATGTCGAAGGGGATGATGGCGATCGGATCGATCTCCAGCGGCTCACAGAAATCCGACGGTGAAATCTCCGGGCGTTTCGGCATGCCGACCTGATTGAGGATGAGATGCGGCGGCTTGTCGTTCGGCCGCATCTTGCGCAACGCGTCCAACATGTTCTTGGCATTACGCAGGTTGGCAAGATCGGGAACCGCTGTGATGACCACTTCGTCGACCCTCGACAGCACCGAGCGCGTCCATTCCGACCATGCATGCGGAACGTCGAGCACGGTAACGGGGGCGCTGCGCTGCAGGACATCGAGCACCGGCTGGAACGCCTGGCCGTCGAAATCATAGGCGCGGTCGAGCAGCGAGGGTGCCGCAAGCAGGGAGAGATGTTCGGAACATTTCGTCAGCAGGCGGTCCAGGAAGACCTCGTCGAGACGATCGGGCGCGAAGACCGCTTCGGCGATGCCCTGGGCCGGATCCTGGTCGAAGTCGATGTTTGCAGTGCCATAGGGCAGGTCGAGATCGGCGAGGATCGTCTCGGATGAGAAGAGGTTGGAAATGCCGAAGGCGCAATTATGCGCGATGGTCGAGGCGCCGGTGCCGCCCTTCGAGCCAATGAAGGCGATGCTGCGGCCGAGCGGCTCGGCTTCCGGATCGACGAAGATCGAGGCCATCGACGCCAGGATATCGGGCATGGCCACGGGCTGGACCATATATTCGGAGATGCCGTTGCGGATCAGGTCGCGATAAAGCCCGATATCGTTGTAGTAGCCGATAATGACGACCTTGGTCGTCGGATCGCAGACGGCGGCGAGCGGCGCGAGTTCGGCGAGCAGGTTGCCGGCATTCGCCTTGGTCTCGAGGATGATGAGGTTCGGCGTCGGGGCGCCGGAAAACATGTTGGCGGCAGCAGCGATGCCGCCGCTGGTAATGCGCATGCTGACCTTGGCCACGCGCCGATCATTGGCGCAGCGTTCCATGACCTGCTGCAGAGCCTCGCTTTCACAGAAGGCATGCACGGAGATGCGCGGCAGCGGCCGCATGTTTTCCAGATCGGCCATGCGCACCGCCTCCTCGGCGTGGCGAAGCTCGCTTTGATTCTTGATTTCGTACTCTATCGCGCTCATCGTCCCGTTCCGCCTTAGAAGCTGCTGTCGCTGCCGGCGACCTCTTCGATCGTCGATGTCGTCGTCCGATATTCCTGGATCGCGTTGTTGCGGCGCTGCGCGTCGATCGGGGTCATGCCGCGGGGCGCCACCAGATCCTCCGGATTGGCGATCTGGGCGGCGAGGTTGTTCTGCGAGGCGCAGCCGAAATTATAGTAGTTCTGGTTGGTCAAATCGTTCGAGATGTCCTTCGGCCACTGGCCGCATTGCGTGGTGATCGCGGTGGTGCCGGTAAAGCTCAGCCGGATCGGCGCCGCATCGCCGGGACCGACGGCGGCGTAGGAGGTGTTGACGATTTTCGAGCTTGCGATCCCCCTCCTCGCCAGCTCGGCACGGACCTGATTGCGCAGCTGATAGGCTGCCGCCGAATTGGGCGAGCCTTGCGGCGACAGCACGTAAACCGGACCCGAGGCGCGCGCGATGTAGTTTGCGGCAAAACCGCGAATGAGGTCGCGCTGGGCGTTGGTCAGGCGGCGATCGGTGGAGGCGACGGGTATATCCACCGTCTGCTCCGCTTCGGTCACGATGATCGGGTGACGAGCGCGATAGTCGTCGGGAATACCGCCGGTCGTCAGCTCGTCATGTGGGCCGGCGCATCCGGAAAGGACGGCCAGCGACATGGCAACCGTGGCAAAAAGCGCCTTCGAGATTCCGAGGCGGGGGGTCGTCGAATTGATATGGGCCATCACCTGATCCCTGTTCTCTTCCATTGCTGCCGACCATGCGCCGCTCATTTGTAGATGAACCCAATTGAGCCGTGGAACTGCGCGTCGGCGACGGGCGCCTCGCGGCGGCCATAGACTTTGTTGACTCGGTTGAGGAAGAAGGTTGCACCGTCATTCTCGGGGCTGAAATTGTCGTCCGGCCGGTTGAGCTGATTGCGCGCCACCGGACGCACCAGATAGGGCGTTGCGATGATGACGAGCTCGGTTTCCTGACGCTCGAAACCCTTCTGGCGGAAGAGGGTGCCGAGCAGCGGAATCTTCGAAACACCTGGGGTGCCGCCCATCGTCTGGGAAACGTTGTCGCGGATCAGGCCGGCCAGCGCGATCGAGCCGCCCGAGGGCAGCTCCACCGAGGTCTCCGCCGAGCGGCGCTGATACGTAGCGTTGCCGCTGCCGGCCACCGGTTCGGAGACATTGGTCTTGATCTCAAGGCTGATGCGTCCCGATGACAGCACGACCGGCTTGAAGGCGAGGTTGATACCGTAGTTGAACGGCACGACGGTGACGTTGCCGTTGCTGTCGGTTGTCGAATAAAGCTGTTGGCCGCCGGAATTGAAGGTGGCGGCCTGGCCCGATATCGCCGTCAGCGTCGGCTCGGCGAGCGTCTTGACGACCTTGGCCTGCTCCAGCGCGTTGAGGTAGGTCGAAATGTCGTATTTTCCGATCGTGCTCTTGAACAGCGCCGCCAGCCCGCCGCCCACCGTCGATGTCACGCTGTCGGTGCCGGGACTGCCGAGCTGGGCGACCGTCATGCCGGAAGAATTGGAAACCAGATTGTCGAAGCCGAGCTGCTTCAGCACCTCGCGGCGGACCTCGGCGATCGTCACCTTGAGGGTGACCTGGTCCTCGCCCTCGATCTGCAGCAGGTTGACGACCTGCGAGGTCTGGCGGCCTTCGGCAAAGAGCGCCACCGAGCTGTCGCCGCCGGTGCCGGATGCCGTCTCGGTTCTGGTCGTCGCTTCGCCGCCCTTGAGGAAGACCTGCGCCAGATCGGCCGCCTGCGTGGCATCCTGTGGGGTGCGCACGGTGCCGGTCAGCACGATGTTGTCGGAGACGATTTCGACGTTGATGTTGGAGTCTGGAATGAAGCGGCGGAGATTGACCTCGAGGCCGGAAACGTCGCGCTCGATCTCGATGTCGAGATTGACTATTTCCTGTCCACCGGCGCCGAAGACGAAGATATTGGTCTGGCCGACCTTTTTGCCGAACAGGTAGATGCGCCGCGAGGTGCGGGTCACGGCGTCGGCCATGGTCGGATCGGAGACGAGAATATCATGCGCATCCTCCGGCAGATCGACGACGACGGCCTTGTTCAGCCCGAGCTTCAGCCGGCGATGTGCATCGGGGCCGGTCTGCGAGATGCGGATCATGCTTTCGGAATCGGCACGCGCTTCGCCTGGTCCCAGAAGCGGCGCCAAAGAGGCCGGCACGATACCGGAGACGGCGACTGCCAGCGAGAGGCAGCCTGCCAGGAGAAGTCCGGCGCGCCGCGAAGAATTGCCCATTTGCACGTCCTTTTACTCCGCCTTCGGCGCTGCGCTGGCATCGGTAACGATGGCGCCCGATTTGATGACCTGGATGCTCGCACTGCCGTTGTCGCCGCTCAGCAGATAGTCGGCGGCACTGGTATCCTGCTCCTGTGCATC contains these protein-coding regions:
- a CDS encoding type II and III secretion system protein family protein — encoded protein: MGNSSRRAGLLLAGCLSLAVAVSGIVPASLAPLLGPGEARADSESMIRISQTGPDAHRRLKLGLNKAVVVDLPEDAHDILVSDPTMADAVTRTSRRIYLFGKKVGQTNIFVFGAGGQEIVNLDIEIERDVSGLEVNLRRFIPDSNINVEIVSDNIVLTGTVRTPQDATQAADLAQVFLKGGEATTRTETASGTGGDSSVALFAEGRQTSQVVNLLQIEGEDQVTLKVTIAEVRREVLKQLGFDNLVSNSSGMTVAQLGSPGTDSVTSTVGGGLAALFKSTIGKYDISTYLNALEQAKVVKTLAEPTLTAISGQAATFNSGGQQLYSTTDSNGNVTVVPFNYGINLAFKPVVLSSGRISLEIKTNVSEPVAGSGNATYQRRSAETSVELPSGGSIALAGLIRDNVSQTMGGTPGVSKIPLLGTLFRQKGFERQETELVIIATPYLVRPVARNQLNRPDDNFSPENDGATFFLNRVNKVYGRREAPVADAQFHGSIGFIYK
- a CDS encoding CpaD family pilus assembly protein, whose amino-acid sequence is MSGAWSAAMEENRDQVMAHINSTTPRLGISKALFATVAMSLAVLSGCAGPHDELTTGGIPDDYRARHPIIVTEAEQTVDIPVASTDRRLTNAQRDLIRGFAANYIARASGPVYVLSPQGSPNSAAAYQLRNQVRAELARRGIASSKIVNTSYAAVGPGDAAPIRLSFTGTTAITTQCGQWPKDISNDLTNQNYYNFGCASQNNLAAQIANPEDLVAPRGMTPIDAQRRNNAIQEYRTTTSTIEEVAGSDSSF
- a CDS encoding AAA family ATPase, translated to MSAIEYEIKNQSELRHAEEAVRMADLENMRPLPRISVHAFCESEALQQVMERCANDRRVAKVSMRITSGGIAAAANMFSGAPTPNLIILETKANAGNLLAELAPLAAVCDPTTKVVIIGYYNDIGLYRDLIRNGISEYMVQPVAMPDILASMASIFVDPEAEPLGRSIAFIGSKGGTGASTIAHNCAFGISNLFSSETILADLDLPYGTANIDFDQDPAQGIAEAVFAPDRLDEVFLDRLLTKCSEHLSLLAAPSLLDRAYDFDGQAFQPVLDVLQRSAPVTVLDVPHAWSEWTRSVLSRVDEVVITAVPDLANLRNAKNMLDALRKMRPNDKPPHLILNQVGMPKRPEISPSDFCEPLEIDPIAIIPFDIHLFGNAANSGRMISEVDPKSPTAETFSQISHIVTGRVAIKKAKKGGLLGLLKRK
- a CDS encoding tetratricopeptide repeat protein translates to MPASLTTTFTNRILQGAAASLIVLALAGCSTTKDRMTTGSVPKLTKPVEEMDATELRSATDRLGQAYEKNPRNPVTGVNYANLLRMNGRDTQALAVMQQVAISNPADRNVLAAYGKAQAAAGQFQQALDTIGRAQTPDRPDWKLISAEGAILDQMGRASDARQRYRDALDIQPNEPSILSNLGMSYVLTGDLRTAETYLRSAASQPTADSRVRQNLALVVGLQGHFPEAEQIARRELSPQQADANVAYLRGMLSQQNSWQKLAAKDKTPGAADGSNTN
- a CDS encoding type II secretion system F family protein, with translation MFGFDPIVLAIVILAAISAAAVAYALMFSRIEADKKSASRINRVKSAESDRVKVKAARDRVQEMSKRRKSVQDNLKDLEKRQHEKTKKTLTMKSRLVQAGLTITVGKFYLISAIFACVLLLMAFIIGVSLMVIIGIAVVAGLGLPRWIVGFLIKRRQNKFLNELPNALDVITRSIKSGLPLNDAIRLIATEGTEPVKSEFRRVIEAQQVGLSIPDACARMTTHMPLQEVSFFAIVIAIQSQAGGNLSEAIGNLSKVIRERRKMKAKVSALSMEAKASAVIIGALPFIVATLVYLTSPNYMMILFTDPRGHFIMGVSAIWMSIGIFVMRNMVNFDI
- a CDS encoding LysE family translocator yields the protein MSSAGVFISIMAALAVGAMSPGPSFVVVSRIAISRSRLDGLAAALGMGAGGVVFAVLALAGLTALLSQFEWLYVLLKVAGGAYLIYIAVNIWRGAAQPLQVSDAGDSQRAPMLSFTTALLTQLSNPKTIIVYASLFAALLPRTVPLDLMVALPLGVFAVEAGWYSIVAFAFSARHPRRLYLAAKSWIDRTAGAVMGGLGLRLILSGLSAR
- a CDS encoding type II secretion system F family protein, which encodes MTQDLAATLTNPSMLIALFVAVAVFATFYTIAIPFFERGDLNKRMKAVSTEREQIRARERARMNAETGGGKASLRSQNNRSVRQIVERFNLRKALVDENTVNKLRAAGFRSENALNTFLVARFLLPFLFLALAVFWVFGLGHLAERGMPIRMFAVIAIGYVGFYAPNIYISNRMGKRQHSIKRAWPDALDLMLICVESGISIEAAMRRVSEELGDQSPALAEEMVLTTAELSFLPDRRMALENLATRTQIELVRSVTQALIQADRYGTPVAQALRVLAQEGRDERMNEAEKKAAALPPKLTVPMILFFLPVLIAVILGPAGIQVSDKF
- a CDS encoding CpaF family protein, coding for MFGKRGNEGSGKVGGAIAPPPPAPAAAPAASSPSILVEPAREPARQQVTTPPMQTPQRKRPVRTDEYYDTKAQVFSALIDTIDLSQLSKLDGESAREEIRDIVNDIITIKNFAMSISEQEELLEDICNDVLGYGPLEPLLARDDIADIMVNGAGQTFIEVGGKTIESEIRFRDNAQLLSICQRIVSQVGRRVDESSPICDARLPDGSRVNVIAPPLSIDGPALTIRKFKKDKLTLDQLVRFGAITAEGATVLQIIGRVRCNVVISGGTGSGKTTLLNCLTNYIDRDERVITCEDTAELQLQQPHVVRLETRPPNIEGEGEITMRDLVKNCLRMRPERIIVGEVRGPEVFDLLQAMNTGHDGSMGTIHANTPRECLSRIESMIAMGGFTLPAKTVREIISSSVDVVIQAARLRDGSRRITQITEVIGMEGDVIITQDLMRYEIEGEDAGGRLIGRHMSTGVGKPHFWDRARYFNEEKRLAAALDAMEAKTKD